The DNA window TACTTGAGTATAAATATTGAACATTTCCTCTGAAATTTTTTGAATTCCAACTTGTAATTCAACGGTTTTAGTATGAGGTTCTTGCCCTAAACAGTAGTGCTTAGAGCGACTTACTATTGGGCCACCAGTAATATCTTCAGCTACAGTCTTAGCAGACTCACGAAAATCAAACACATAGTTGGGTCTTGAAATAAACGATTCTGCAAAGTAAGAAATGACTTTCCAGAGACCAAAGTCACCATCTGTTTCTAACCATTGCTGCAATTGTGTAACTAAAGTCTCGTCAGAATGGATAGTTAGCCTAGAAGTTAAGGTATTTAGATGTACCCCAAGTTGTTCTAAATTTTGTAATTCGTTGAGGGGGATGGCCTGATCAGGGATTGAGGCTACGAAGCCCAGGAGAGTCGCTGAACGTAGTGAGTTATCAAGCAGAACAGCAATTCCAGCAGCACTATTTCTTGGGGTTTCTGGCGGAAATTTTAGATGGGTACCCCATGGTAACACTGGGCGACATTCAAGAGTTCCTATTTGAGTTAACTTCAGAGAAGTAGTGTCTAATAATGTTTGTTGAACGGGATTCCAACTCTGGCTGGCCTCAAGATCCGTTTCAATTTCTAAGTAGTCTAAGTATTCTTTTACGGCGTAGACAGCTAGAGTATTAAGATAGACCTGTTTAGCTTTGGCAGGATTAATCTGCTGCTTCCGAAAGTTCTCAGCATATCGGTGAGCAGTTAACGTTAGGGCAATAGTAAAAGTCAGTGGGTTTACCTGCGTCATGG is part of the Acaryochloris sp. CCMEE 5410 genome and encodes:
- a CDS encoding DUF1822 family protein; translation: MTQVNPLTFTIALTLTAHRYAENFRKQQINPAKAKQVYLNTLAVYAVKEYLDYLEIETDLEASQSWNPVQQTLLDTTSLKLTQIGTLECRPVLPWGTHLKFPPETPRNSAAGIAVLLDNSLRSATLLGFVASIPDQAIPLNELQNLEQLGVHLNTLTSRLTIHSDETLVTQLQQWLETDGDFGLWKVISYFAESFISRPNYVFDFRESAKTVAEDITGGPIVSRSKHYCLGQEPHTKTVELQVGIQKISEEMFNIYTQVKAIKPHDRLPDNLHISVLDHDGTEVMHAQSLGTEALQLKFSSVKDEHFQLQLMLDGSTITETFIS